The Apium graveolens cultivar Ventura chromosome 3, ASM990537v1, whole genome shotgun sequence sequence ATTTTTTATGCCAATATGGGCTTAAATTACAAGTAAGATTCGTTCTATAGCTAAAACCTAGTTTTACTGTTATTTGGTATAGTATTGCGATTTGCTCAGAGTTGCATCAGCACTTCTCTTCGTCTTCTGTTTTGAAGCCTTCTATACAATTAATGATGACAACAAAGTGGGACATCTTACAAGGAATCTACTAGTGACTGGATAGTGATAACAATCTGAATAAAGAGTAGAATTACTGTGGGCAAGGATTATAACATATGCAATGTAACTTGTTAGAAGGGTAAATGTAAAACCCTGTCAAAGAGATAGTTCTGATCAAATGTCAAGCATGCTCTAGGGCCTAGAGTCTGGACTCTGGATTGATAACAGAGTATAATTTAGCTTCAAGATATGGTAATTGAGTTAGTGATTGATTATCACGTGGTATATTATTTCCACAAAGCAACATGTCAACTGTCTACCATATATTGGCAAAAGATATATGTTTAGTTTATTTTTATGCTTAAACAGAATCTTGCATTTTGGTCTGTGAGTCCTGTCTATACTTTTTTAGTAGTCGTCATCAGTATCTTAAGTATTTTGTGTCAAGTATAGTTGTTGAAGAGTTGCTTCCTAGATCTCTGACATCCATTGTGAAATTATCCTGGACTCTGAGGCTTCATAGAATTATTGGTGGGAAACAGTAAAAGGAATGAAGAATTATTGGTAGATTTCACTTTTCATTTACTTCTATAAAGAAAGAAGAGGTCGGCCTTGATGAAGCATATTTATTTGGTAAAGTACAGCATCGTGTATAGTTATATACGTGATCAAGTTGCTAATGAACCTTGTGATTGCGTCAGAGAATTATTTGAGTGGTACAATACTATAAATTATGAGATTTATATCACATAAACCTGTAAAAAAGAGATTAGAATGGGAGATATGTCAAGGTAAGTTAGAAGATTGAATACTATGCTTTTATATCTTGTCAATCAAATGACTAGtcttatatgacaggtttgacAGCAAGAGGTTTTGTAGAGATTGCAGAAGGAATGTTATTCGAGAGTTCAAAGAATTGAAGGAGCTGAAGCGCATACGAAAAGAACCTCACTGCACTAGTTGGTTTTGCGGAGCAGATACAAGCTTCCAATATGAGGTGCGTACTACTGATCTGTTAGAAACTTGCTTACCTGGGCATACATCACACATGCTTGGATTTGCAACTTTGTCGTACTTACTGTTTTTTCACTGTTATTCAAATGGTTACATGTTTCAGTCTTGTTACCATAATTTGTTATAGATTTTTAAGTGTGACGTATCTTCACTCTTGGTTTATAGGTGTCACACATTACCGTCCAAGCTGATTGGCATCAAACTTTCTTAGAAAGCTTTGCAACATACCATCATTTTGAATGGGCAGTTGGAACCGGAGAAGGAAAATCTGACATTTTAGAATGGGGGCATGAATAACAGATTGGACCAGAATTACCAGGGAAATCATGTTGACACTTCAAGGACTATCATTGGACCGAATAAGCCATCAAGGTGTAATGCTGCGAAAACCAATCCCAGGACCAGTGGGTCTAAATTCGCTGAGAGGTTGCACGGTTCCAACAGGATGAACGAGAGAGATGACTTTCATAGTTGTTACCAGCACAATGATTACAGAACAAAGATAGAGTCACAGCGTTCTGCCCGAACAGGTCGGGATGGAAAATCAGTTTGCAAGTCTGAATCTTCTTCAGATGTTTTGAAACCATATATTCGTGGCATTAAGTACACTCAAGTAGATCACACACGCGAGGATGTGGGGAGACCCAAAACTAAATTTGTTGTGGGGAGCAATTCTTATATAAGAGATTCACCTCATATTAAGCAAGTATGGGAACCTATGGACTCACAGAAGAAGTACGTTCGAAGCACTTCATACTCTGATGTTAGCATGAGATCTAGTTTTGGGGCTGAAACAAAGGAACCCAATAAACAGCTTGAATCATCTGGTGCCATTAGTTGTGATGCAGCTAATGTGAATACTGCTTCAGACAAAAACGATGACAATGAGAAAAACTGCCAAGGTGGATTCAACTTTGAAACGAAATCCTCTCTGTACTATAAAAAGGAAGTGCCCGATGAAGAGGCCGATTCAAGCCCCATGACATCATCATCCTTAACCGGTACTTCTGACCCATCTATAAGCAGCACATCTAACTCTGACAGCTGCTCATCATGCCTTAGCGAGGGAGACAGCAATGGGTCATCCTGAAACCTCTTTTTCGTCTGATTCAGATGATGCCAGCCAACACTCAGAAAGAAGAGAACAGTCAAGAAGCCTTCAAAAATCCTTTCATGAGCATCAAGATGTTGGGATGGAAAATAAGCAAAGTGCAGAGCATTTTAAAAGCAAAGTTATGGATAATGGAGGAAACAGCAATCCAGGGACTTTTTCAATGAAAATTGCCCAAGAGTACAAAAATGGAATGCCTAATGTTAGTAATATGAATCCCCAACATCATGCGGTGCTTCCTCCATTGCATTCCCAAAGCATACACTATCCTTTGTTTCAGCCTGCTTCGATTGGTTATTATCATCAAACTCCAGTTTCTTGGCCAGCAGCTTCGAACGGGTTGGTGGCTTTGCCCCACCGTAATCACTATGTATTCCCTTGCCCTTTCAGATATGATATTAATGGAAACTCCcaatttatgccatatagtaGCCTACCACATATGCCTCCTCCCATTCTTAACACGG is a genomic window containing:
- the LOC141715253 gene encoding uncharacterized protein LOC141715253, translating into MNERDDFHSCYQHNDYRTKIESQRSARTGRDGKSVCKSESSSDVLKPYIRGIKYTQVDHTREDVGRPKTKFVVGSNSYIRDSPHIKQVWEPMDSQKKYVRSTSYSDVSMRSSFGAETKEPNKQLESSGAISCDAANVNTASDKNDDNEKNCQGGFNFETKSSLYYKKEVPDEEADSSPMTSSSLTAAHHALARETAMGHPETSFSSDSDDASQHSERREQSRSLQKSFHEHQDVGMENKQSAEHFKSKVMDNGGNSNPGTFSMKIAQEYKNGMPNVSNMNPQHHAVLPPLHSQSIHYPLFQPASIGYYHQTPVSWPAASNGLVALPHRNHYVFPCPFRYDINGNSQFMPYSSLPHMPPPILNTASVPVYQPVSHINDVNSMVHVNKFDYATKTEREPVEAQKNAGFEPDRKSERDSEASNAGFSVFHCGGPVALANGYKSGPLPPKEAVGHLSFSKSSDHVAGDQNSNKDDAVEEYNLFAASNGIRFSFF